Within the Methanobrevibacter wolinii SH genome, the region AGTAAAACTAATAAAAAAATAATATTAAAGTTTAAAATTAAAAAATAATAAAATACTATAATAGATTAAAGAAATATTTTGTTAAATCCTCCTAATTTTTAGAATAAACTTATCAAATTTAATTTTTAAGTATTAAATATTTTTAAATTATTATATAAAACACAAGATTTCAATAAATCTAAAAAATAATTAAATAAAATTACTAATATAATACTGCTTAATATCAACCATATATAATTAAATATCAATTTTAATATAATAGAAAAAGGTGGATAAATGGTCAAAGTTTCAGTTATAATACCTGTTTATAATAGTGAAAAATATCTAAAAGAAGCCATAGCCAGCATACTTAAGCAAACATTAGAAGATATTGAACTTATTTGCATAAATGATAGATCAACAGATAATTCCATTGATATACTAGAAACTTATAAGAAAAAAGATAAAAGAATAAAAATAATAAACCAAAAAAATCAAGGATTAAGTGTAGCAAGAAACAAAGGACTAAAAAACAGCAAAGGAGACTACATATACTTCATAGACTCAGATGACTACATAGCAAAAAACACATTAAAAGAACTATACCAAAATGCAATCTTAAATGACTCAGATATAGTAGTTTATAAAATGGCCCATTTTAATGAAAATAACATAAGATATAATGCTCCAGGATTTAATCTTGAAAAAACAAACCCTAATATTAACTTTAATAATTACACATTTAACTACAAAAAAATAAAACCATACATCCTCAATAAATCATTTGCTGTTTGGAATAAACTTTATAAAAAAGAATTTCTAGATAAATATAATGATTTCTATTTTGATACAGGACTTATATTTGAAGATGTTCCATTTCATGTAAAAACTCTTTTAAGAGCAGAAAAAATATCATACATACCAAAATACTTCTATTACTACAGACAAAACCCAAACTCTATAATGAATACAAATAAAAACAGGGAAGATATCTACAAAATAATAGAAATTGTAGAAAAATTCCTAAAAGAAAACAATTACTATAAAGAATTAGAAAATGAATTTGAATGTTTTAAATTAGTACAAATATCACAATATATATTAGAAGCAGATACAGAAGAATACTTTAAAAAAGCAAAAGAAGAATTAAAACAAATAAATACAAATAATAAGTTAATACCTAATGAAAAATTAGAAACCTACGAAATAATAATGAACTCTAATACACTTGAAGAGTATAAACTAGAAAAAATAGAAAAACAAAACACAACACTAAAAAACAAAATAGAAAAAATAGAAAAACAAAACACAGAATTATTAAATTCAATAGTTGGAAAATAACAAAACCACTGAGAAAAATAAAAAAATATATTAAATAAATAACACTTTAAAAACTTATTTATTTAAAGTTTAAAATTTTAAATTAGAGATAAATATCTTAATTAAAGAAGGTTTTAAGAAAACAATAATCTAATTAAATATATTTAATTGTTAAAATCATCTAATTCTTAAAAACTTTCTTAAATTTAAACTTAATAAAAATTTTATTTTATTATAAAAAATAGTTTTAAACAACTATTTTTTAAATAATTAATAAAATTACTGATTTTAAAAATAATAATTTAAAATAAATTATTGTTGAGCATCATCAGAGTATGTTTCATTTACATCATTACTTGAATCATTTAAATTAGATAAATCAAAATTTAAAAATACACCTTTTTCTGAATCATAGGCTTCTCTTATTGAAGATGTATATCCTTTATTTACTAATTTTATATTATGATTACTATAATTCCATTCAATTGATTTATTATCTGATAAATTATTCTTTAAGAAACTACCAAGATATTCCCCATTTACATCAACATAATATGTTCTATTTTCATAAAGTATTGCTGATGAAGAGGTAATATATTGATTATCTATATAAATATCAAATTCTGTTGCATTTCCAGAACTATATGCAATATTATAATTTTCAGTAATATTATAATTTAGATTAGATATATTTGAAGCACGGACTGTATGTTTTACATAAGATTTATAGAAAACATTAGATATGCGGCTATTAGATATAACATTACCAGATCTAACACCAAGGTATCCGCGAGCAGAAGATGGTAATCTTAAAATATTATCTTCACCAGGTCTTGTTTGGTTAATAGTATAAGATGTATCACCAAATGTAATCGTATCACCATAAATCATTTGCAGTGTTTGCATTGCTGAGAAAGGCATTCTTATTATATTAGATTCATTTTCTATTGCACTATCTACAGTATAAGGTCCTCTTACTGCAATATGGTCACTAGATCCTTGTCCAAATATAACTAGATTTCTAGAAGTTGCTTCAATAGATATTTGACCATTATCCCCAATTGTAGTAGCTGACATAAATGTTGAAATCATTAATATTAAAAGGAAAAATACAATGATAATTGGAAAATGCATCTTAATAAATGATTTCAGAACATTTTTATTTGCTGGAGATTTTCTAAACATCACAACCGATTTAACAACTAACTTTATTAAGTAAAATACTGCTATAACTATTCCAATAATACCAATTAATATACCTAGTTGAAAAGGTACTGGTTGTACAAAGAATACTAAAAAAAGACCTAAAATAATAAGAGATAAACCAAGTATACTCATTCGAATATAGTTACCTAAGGAGTCAATCATTGTAAGACGTCCATAGTTAACTGCCCTTGATATGATTGTTCTTACAACCTCATTAGCCATTTGATGAAGGTCACTAAGAGGTGACATATCATGTTGAATATCCCCAATATCTACTTCAAGAATTTTAATTCCACGAACATCAGCATCTAAAACAATACCAACATCTACACCATAATCACTTTCAAATTTAAGTTTCTTTAGAATTGAGCGTTTACCTGCGAATTGGCCACTTAATGGTTGTTCATAATTAACTTCTGGAAAAAAGAATTTAAGAAGAGGTTTTGCCGTAAGTTCAGTTACACGGCCACTTTCTCTTGCAAATTTAGTCTTAGTGATATCTGCTTTTCCTTCTAAAATAGGTTTAATGATTATATCAACTTTTTTAGGAGTTAAATTTTTAATATCTGCATCAATAAATGCTATAATATCTGCAGTACTAGCATTTACACCTGTTTGAATTGCAGCTCCTT harbors:
- a CDS encoding glycosyltransferase, translated to MFNKSNSSNSSKYQKVDIVIPAFNEEESVASVVNVIKQLDYINNIIVVNDGSTDNTHNEAKNAGAIVIDHINNKGKGAAIQTGVNASTADIIAFIDADIKNLTPKKVDIIIKPILEGKADITKTKFARESGRVTELTAKPLLKFFFPEVNYEQPLSGQFAGKRSILKKLKFESDYGVDVGIVLDADVRGIKILEVDIGDIQHDMSPLSDLHQMANEVVRTIISRAVNYGRLTMIDSLGNYIRMSILGLSLIILGLFLVFFVQPVPFQLGILIGIIGIVIAVFYLIKLVVKSVVMFRKSPANKNVLKSFIKMHFPIIIVFFLLILMISTFMSATTIGDNGQISIEATSRNLVIFGQGSSDHIAVRGPYTVDSAIENESNIIRMPFSAMQTLQMIYGDTITFGDTSYTINQTRPGEDNILRLPSSARGYLGVRSGNVISNSRISNVFYKSYVKHTVRASNISNLNYNITENYNIAYSSGNATEFDIYIDNQYITSSSAILYENRTYYVDVNGEYLGSFLKNNLSDNKSIEWNYSNHNIKLVNKGYTSSIREAYDSEKGVFLNFDLSNLNDSSNDVNETYSDDAQQ
- a CDS encoding glycosyltransferase family 2 protein, whose translation is MVKVSVIIPVYNSEKYLKEAIASILKQTLEDIELICINDRSTDNSIDILETYKKKDKRIKIINQKNQGLSVARNKGLKNSKGDYIYFIDSDDYIAKNTLKELYQNAILNDSDIVVYKMAHFNENNIRYNAPGFNLEKTNPNINFNNYTFNYKKIKPYILNKSFAVWNKLYKKEFLDKYNDFYFDTGLIFEDVPFHVKTLLRAEKISYIPKYFYYYRQNPNSIMNTNKNREDIYKIIEIVEKFLKENNYYKELENEFECFKLVQISQYILEADTEEYFKKAKEELKQINTNNKLIPNEKLETYEIIMNSNTLEEYKLEKIEKQNTTLKNKIEKIEKQNTELLNSIVGK